A single region of the Glycine max cultivar Williams 82 chromosome 20, Glycine_max_v4.0, whole genome shotgun sequence genome encodes:
- the LOC121174382 gene encoding uncharacterized protein produces the protein MAWFSATVSSGVPLVFVNIQTEQIPSTEETHFLKREIATSKQKINNANQIMHGIRLWFLPGLAEILVVLIPQPGEARFGMEIKRTEEGFVYIYSVMRGSPADRAGVREMYEELSANEFLLVISRLQCKSIMPMNVCSASLVHCCDQSEMKDILTSAIDQYEMIQVHVMAWSNQTRPSPIPDVGGLAALLHPKSDSSL, from the exons ATGGCATGGTTTAGTGCAACAGTTTCCTCTGGGGTCCCTCTTGTTTTTGTCAATATCCAAACAGAACAAATTCCCTCCACG GAGGAAACTCATTTCTTGAAAAGGGAAATAGCTACTAGCAAGCAAAAAATCAACAATGCTAACCAAATAATGCATGGTATAAGGTTGTGGTTTTTGCCTGGACTAGCAGAAATTTTAGTTGTGTTAATCCCTCAACCTGGCGAAGCGCGCTTTGGCATGGAAATTAAACGAACTGAAGAG GGCTTTGTGTACATATATTCAGTGATGAGGGGTTCGCCAGCTGATCGTGCTGGGGTGAGAGAAATGTATGAAGAGTTAAGTGCAAATGAGTTCCTTCTAGTGATATCAAGGTTGCAATGCAAGAGCATAATGCCAATGAATGTTTGTTCTGCTAGCCTTGTGCATTGCTGTGACCAATCTGAAATGAAGGACATTCTCACTTCAGCGATAGACCAATATGAGATGATTCAGGTGCATGTCATGGCCTGGTCGAACCAAACTCGTCCCTCTCCAATTCCTGATGTTGGTGGTTTAGCGGCCCTACTACATCCAAAAAGCGATTCATCATTATGA
- the LOC102660854 gene encoding pentatricopeptide repeat-containing protein At5g46100-like has translation MPFTYSTGPPTTTTTPTHSSATLPSLTSCSLTPSPPLQLTLRQPHQHVHQRSRPPRQHLGHHSLVPWSEYLHKGHYVYSCNAILGVLMRANCVNIAKAIYDQVLTEVVLELDVYTYTTMICGLCKVGMVESARKVFEEMVSHGMNPDVKAYRVVVVNEYCKIRKPSEAVLLLREMVVRRVKPSMSSFNAVFRVLVDEGKLNKRVILLKQMPKMGCSPNFLFYCTMICGLCKVKGRMQQVEELILDMLQNGHNLDATMYNCLLAGYCQDRDEERTPKIVMT, from the coding sequence ATGCCCTTCACTTATTCAACTGGGCCTCCAACCACAACCACTACTCCCACACACTCTTCTGCTACGCTGCCATCACTGACCTCCTGCTCTCTCACTCCCTCTCCACCACTCCAACTGACTCTCCGACAACCTCATCAGCATGTTCATCAACGCTCTCGGCCACCGCGGCAACATCTGGGGCACCATTCACTGGTTCCATGGAGCGAATACCTTCACAAAGGACACTACGTGTATTCCTGCAACGCCATATTGGGTGTCCTCATGAGGGCCAATTGTGTCAACATTGCCAAGGCCATCTACGATCAGGTTCTCACAGAAGTTGTATTGGAACTTGATGTTTACACTTATACTACCATGATTTGTGGGTTATGCAAAGTGGGCATGGTCGAGAGTGCACGCAAGGTGTTCGAGGAAATGGTTAGTCACGGGATGAATCCAGATGTGAAAGCGTATCGGGTTGTCGTCGTCAATGAGTATTGCAAGATTAGAAAACCAAGTGAAGCAGTGTTGCTTCTGAGGGAAATGGTGGTGAGGCGTGTTAAGCCAAGTATGTCAAGCTTTAATGCAGTGTTTAGAGTTCTTGTGGATGAGGGGAAGCTTAATAAAAGAGTTATTCTTTTGAAGCAGATGCCTAAGATGGGATGCTCGCCCAACTTCTTGTTTTATTGCACAATGATATGTGGTCTTTGTAAAGTGAAGGGTAGGATGCAACAAGTTGAAGAGCTCATTTTGGATATGCTTCAGAATGGGCATAACCTGGATGCCACTATGTATAATTGCTTACTCGCGGGATATTGTCAAGACAGGGATGAAGAAAGGACACCAAAGATAGTTATGACATAA
- the LOC102660469 gene encoding uncharacterized protein: protein MWHVNKHNGRQAIDMVLMDHTLRCGGAYVIHNVKVVYNHFEYKVSTIKYLVYFVKTTSIKEVDRPEIPPNVHVITAFADIISGVAPRDTLVDVVGVVAEVIERKTVNPAYRVTMKLRDNSDAEIIMTVWEEYVVQLDDAIEKNHFVRKPLVLMLTFAKIKEPKDKYPLSVQNIKHGSKLYVNTDMAEIQQFRDRLRVPFYAGGVTDEGTISQSQSNQHSQRNSAEKFLHNAQMVSFGEISRLRQDCYCLTVATVDEVMIDTPWSHDSCPYCTTTFDPLKIGAACCSCQNQVTHTVPRYKLVVKMEQNGEKANFHLWDATCIKIFSKTVDECRQELIASCDEIKVFPACVDELLGKTWAVRFKYRFQMCQSFVLDVSEEEHHIQALTSTLGLQDELSIGKSPAVGATTSSQDYHPTIADYDPGKTAFVTPVKRMCDQQGSSEFESDEYAPYELSTNKHIKAE, encoded by the exons ATGTGGCATGTTAACAAGCACAATGGTAGACAAGCCATTGACATGGTGTTGATGGACCATACG TTGCGCTGCGGTGGTGCATATGTGATTCATAACGTCAAGGTTGTTTACAATCATTTTGAATACAAAGTGAGTACAATTAAATATTTGGTTTATTTCGTGAAAACTACATCTATCAAGGAGGTTGACAGACCTGAGATTCCTCCTAATGTCCATGTCATTACTGCATTTGCTGATATCATTTCTGGCGTGGCACCCCGTGATACGTTAGTTG ATGTTGTCGGTGTTGTCGCTGAAGTTATTGAACGTAAAACAGTTAATCCTGCATACAGAGTGACTATGAAGTTGAGAGATAACag TGATGCTGAGATCATCATGACTGTGTGGGAGGAATATGTTGTTCAACTTGATGATGCTATCGAGAAAAACCATTTTGTTCGGAAGCCATTGGTCCTTATGTTAACTTTTGCTAAGATCAAAGAACCCAAAG ACAAGTATCCCCTCAGTGTACAAAATATCAAGCATGGGTCCAAGTTGTATGTCAACACTGACATGGCAGAAATCCAACAATTCCGTGATAG GTTACGTGTGCCATTTTATGCTGGCGGAGTAACAGATGAAGGAACCATTTCTCAGTCCCAATCTAACCAACATTCCCAACGAAACTCAGCAGAAAAGTTTTTGCATAATGCCCAAATGGTGAGCTTTGGTGAAATAAGCAGATTGAGACAG GACTGTTACTGTTTGACCGTTGCTACTGTGGATGAAGTGATGATTGATACACCATGGAGTCATGATAGTTGTCCCTACTGTACTACAACATTTGATCCATTGAAAATAGGTGCAGCCTGTTGTTCGTGCCAGAACCAAGTTACTCACACTGTTCCAAG ATATAAGTTAGTTGTCAAGATGGAACAGAATGGGGAGAAGGCTAACTTCCATTTATGGGATGCGACGTGTATCAAGATCTTTAGTAAAACGGTGGATGAATGTCGTCAAGAGTTGATTGCA agTTGTGATGAGATCAAGGTGTTCCCTGCGTGTGTTGATGAATTGTTGGGTAAGACCTGGGCTGTGAGATTCAAGTACCGTTTTCAGATGTGCCAATCATTTGTGTTGGATGTTAGCGAAGAGGAACATCATATCCAGGCATTGACATCTACACTTGGTCTGCAG GATGAACTAAGTATAGGCAAGTCACCAGCTGTTGGTGCTACAACTTCATCACAGGATTACCATCCTACGAtag CTGATTACGATCCTGGAAAGACTGCCTTTGTCACTCCTGTGAAAAGAATGTGTGATCAGCAAGGTAGTAGTGAATTTGAGTCTGACGAATACGCACCATATGAACTATCCACCAACAAGCATATCAAAGCTGAGTAA